The following proteins come from a genomic window of Mariniflexile sp. TRM1-10:
- a CDS encoding pectinesterase family protein has protein sequence MKNLLLTSCMFLLFLFTSWEVSAQIGSADIIVAQDGSGDYLTIQPAINAVPNNSTEKTVIYIKNGLYDTEKLYIPREKQNITLIGENRTETIISYHTYNCSNQGICPAEEYTKWSLDNMLTAATLTVDAAGFRAENLTVQNTAGPVGQAQALTMKPRADKHIFINCDILGYQDTIFFWNNGERGYYENCLITGRTDYIYGAGTVFFNKCEIRSWGGGWITAPSTAADQKYGFVFYDCDLTYAYNSPRLGDDGNLVRFGRPWHNYPKVTWLYCDMTEMIHPEGWGDEWNMEYSATSDSLELFEYQNRGIGADMSGRANWAGLRALTDEEAPLYEMTVVLGGWNPKEGELLDTSAPTAPTNLFASGVESTSINLSWTSSSDNVGVTGYDVFLDNGYHSTVTDPSATISGLQPSTSYDFFVKAKDAAGNLSESSNILTTSTIAETNPNIFADIIVAQDGSGDYTTIQPAIDAVPSNSSQRTVIYIKNGLYDTEKLFIPADKKNITFRGESRKETIISYHTYTCGQPICPAEENLKWSVENMRTAATLTIIGDDFHGENLTVQNTAGPVGQAQALTIRGDKVVFVNCDLLGYQDTIWFWNEGKRGYFEGCLITGRTDYIYGGGIDFFYRCEIRSWGGGWITAPSTIESQKYGFVFYECNLTYANNSPRAGDDGNLVRFGRPWHEYPKVSWLYCNMTNMIHPEGWGDEWNMTYSSTSDKLELYEYKNVGAGADMSGRANWAGLRAMTDDEAPLYERAIVLAGNDGWDPLNSDTGNGESATLTKHGSGSSSQTVDQNSPIENFYYSWKNASTVTVTGLPPGIDIVVDNTAKTVSFSGAPTEGGEYPYTIKTVGGGTPATQNAVITVNYTEEAELIKHGAGSSSQTIVVGTPIQDFYYRWLNADTVEVNNVPEGINVDIDNELRQVNFSGSPTKAGTFDYTITTIGGLTTATKKGTFTVLGVNEATLTKHGSGSSFQTVEINTAITDFYYNWTNAVTVTVEGLPAGVNADIDNIEKEVYISGLPSELGTFNFTITTVGGLNEVSKSGRITVELPVFSTEPAFPGAEGHGRFTTGGRGGQVIYVSNLNDSGPGSLREAVSTSGPRIIMFKVSGIIELQSTLSIVNDNLTIAGQSAPGEGITIKNHAVYVGANNVIIRYMRFRMGDEAQAENDAIWGRNNQNIIIDHCSMSWSTDECSSFYDNVNFTMQWCILSESLRNSIHGKGKHGYGGIWGGKKASFHHNLLAHHDSRNPRMNGSRYSNLPNLEVVDFRNNVLYNWGANSGYAGEGGSYNFVNNYYKPGPATSSNTKERIFSPNADGGTNNQQAGVWGVFYVDGNYMNGSQSVTDDNWIGIHPNPSTKNKEELKSSVEFNKGQITTHTAVATFNQVLQYAGASYQRDGVDSRITQEALSGTYTFEGSNGSTNGLIDTQNDVGGWPTYNSEPAPQDSDNDGMPDSWETSHGLDSSNPNDGSIKSISSIYTNVEVYLNELVAPITTGQNENGTANYTEPEENLDTTAPSAPTNLIASNITANSIELNWDASSDNVAVANYDIYVDDVYVMTVNETTANVTGLEESTSYSFYVTAKDEAGNVSASSNVITASTVSGADETAPSAPENLQANNVTENSIDLSWNASSDNVGVTGYDIFVDGVLYTTVTETFTSVTGLSEATSYEFYVNAKDDAGNVSENSETITETTLDRTPPTVPANLVANGATTSSINISWDASSDNVGVVGYDVYVNGDLYASPTETNISVTGLDEATSYEFYVTAKDNAENVSEGSNTISESTLDGTAPTIPQNLTVSNITAMSADVNWDASSDNVGVHEYEVFLDGVYHSTVSSNATTLEGLNHSTAYSVAVVAKDMAGNQSALSESAEFYTVTPASSNVGLSQPILASTSKGGHIEEHANDGIGSTYWESKNGMPQWIRIDLGVLTNVSNVTIDWGPSYGVAYAIEYSDDDVNWTTETYINNGNGGTDIHNVSFEARYVRVFVANSYYSKTVEIYELGVYSYDNTGSMSKAKSKESSLSNNDVEEEQTLLVYPNPTYDNLNVNLGQQYRGATVLFYSTSGQLLFIKEAVMEKELVIPVDSYSEGLYFLKILENNRSKLIKVIVK, from the coding sequence ATGAAAAATTTACTTTTAACCAGTTGCATGTTTCTGCTTTTTCTATTTACTTCTTGGGAAGTCTCGGCACAAATAGGGAGTGCTGATATAATTGTCGCTCAAGATGGGTCAGGAGACTATTTGACCATTCAACCAGCCATTAATGCTGTTCCTAACAATAGTACGGAAAAAACAGTAATTTACATAAAAAACGGCCTTTATGATACTGAAAAACTCTACATTCCACGAGAAAAGCAAAACATTACTTTAATCGGGGAAAATAGAACAGAAACAATAATAAGTTACCATACTTATAATTGTTCTAATCAAGGCATATGCCCTGCAGAAGAATACACCAAATGGTCTTTGGACAATATGCTTACTGCCGCAACACTCACAGTGGACGCTGCTGGATTCAGAGCAGAAAACCTTACCGTTCAAAATACGGCTGGTCCAGTTGGTCAGGCGCAGGCTTTAACCATGAAACCCAGAGCGGACAAACACATATTTATAAACTGTGATATCTTGGGCTATCAGGATACCATATTTTTCTGGAATAATGGGGAAAGAGGATATTATGAAAATTGCTTGATTACCGGAAGAACGGATTATATTTATGGTGCTGGTACTGTTTTTTTCAATAAATGCGAAATCAGAAGCTGGGGAGGTGGTTGGATTACCGCACCATCTACAGCGGCTGATCAAAAATATGGGTTCGTTTTTTACGACTGTGACCTCACATATGCCTACAATAGTCCTAGATTAGGCGATGATGGCAATTTGGTTAGATTTGGGAGACCATGGCACAACTATCCAAAAGTTACGTGGCTTTATTGTGATATGACAGAAATGATTCACCCCGAAGGATGGGGAGATGAGTGGAATATGGAATATTCAGCCACCTCAGATAGTCTTGAGCTTTTCGAATATCAAAATAGAGGTATTGGTGCGGATATGAGTGGACGTGCCAATTGGGCAGGGCTACGGGCGCTTACTGATGAAGAAGCTCCGTTATATGAAATGACGGTAGTGCTTGGGGGCTGGAACCCTAAAGAGGGCGAGTTATTAGACACCTCAGCACCTACAGCACCTACGAATCTTTTTGCTTCAGGTGTAGAATCGACTAGTATAAATCTTAGCTGGACATCATCTAGTGACAATGTGGGAGTAACCGGTTATGATGTGTTTTTAGATAATGGATACCATAGCACAGTAACAGATCCTTCCGCTACTATATCTGGACTTCAACCTTCTACTTCCTATGACTTTTTTGTAAAAGCAAAAGATGCAGCGGGAAACCTCTCCGAAAGCAGTAATATCCTTACTACTTCTACCATAGCCGAAACAAATCCTAATATTTTTGCAGACATTATAGTTGCCCAAGATGGATCTGGAGATTATACCACGATACAACCAGCTATCGATGCGGTTCCAAGTAATAGTTCTCAAAGGACGGTTATTTATATTAAAAATGGACTCTATGATACTGAAAAATTATTTATACCTGCTGATAAGAAAAATATTACCTTTAGAGGCGAAAGCAGAAAGGAAACCATAATTAGCTATCACACCTATACATGTGGACAACCTATCTGTCCTGCAGAAGAAAACTTAAAATGGTCTGTTGAAAATATGAGGACTGCTGCTACACTTACAATCATTGGTGATGACTTTCATGGAGAAAACCTTACCGTACAAAATACGGCTGGTCCAGTTGGACAGGCTCAAGCTCTTACCATAAGGGGTGATAAAGTTGTGTTTGTTAACTGTGACCTTTTGGGTTATCAGGATACAATATGGTTCTGGAATGAAGGTAAGCGTGGTTATTTTGAAGGATGTCTTATCACTGGAAGAACAGATTATATTTATGGAGGTGGTATTGACTTCTTTTACCGATGCGAAATTAGAAGCTGGGGAGGTGGTTGGATTACAGCGCCATCAACTATAGAAAGCCAAAAATATGGGTTTGTATTTTATGAATGCAACCTTACATATGCAAACAATAGCCCTAGAGCAGGTGATGATGGCAATTTGGTTAGATTTGGGAGACCATGGCATGAATATCCAAAAGTAAGCTGGCTGTACTGTAACATGACGAATATGATCCATCCTGAAGGCTGGGGAGATGAGTGGAACATGACGTACTCTTCCACTTCCGATAAGCTAGAGTTGTATGAATACAAAAATGTTGGAGCCGGTGCTGATATGAGTGGTCGTGCAAACTGGGCAGGTCTTAGAGCTATGACAGATGATGAAGCACCGCTCTATGAAAGAGCAATTGTACTAGCTGGTAATGATGGTTGGGACCCATTGAATTCGGACACTGGTAATGGGGAAAGTGCCACACTAACTAAACATGGTTCAGGGTCTTCGTCACAAACGGTTGATCAGAATTCACCAATTGAAAATTTCTATTATTCATGGAAAAATGCAAGCACAGTAACAGTAACCGGACTTCCTCCTGGAATTGATATTGTGGTAGACAATACAGCTAAAACGGTTTCCTTCAGCGGAGCCCCAACCGAAGGAGGTGAATACCCTTACACCATTAAAACCGTGGGTGGAGGCACACCAGCAACACAGAACGCTGTCATTACAGTTAATTATACCGAAGAGGCTGAACTAATCAAGCACGGGGCAGGATCTTCATCTCAAACAATTGTTGTAGGAACGCCTATTCAGGATTTTTATTATAGATGGCTAAATGCAGATACGGTAGAGGTTAACAATGTCCCCGAAGGTATAAATGTTGACATTGATAATGAATTAAGACAGGTTAATTTCAGTGGTTCCCCAACAAAGGCAGGAACATTTGATTACACCATTACAACAATAGGTGGGCTTACCACAGCAACTAAAAAAGGAACCTTTACCGTTCTTGGAGTTAATGAAGCGACACTGACGAAGCACGGTTCTGGATCCTCTTTCCAAACGGTGGAGATAAACACCGCTATTACTGATTTTTATTATAACTGGACCAATGCGGTTACTGTGACTGTAGAAGGACTACCAGCAGGTGTAAATGCAGATATTGACAATATAGAAAAAGAGGTTTATATCAGCGGATTACCTTCTGAGTTGGGTACTTTTAATTTTACCATAACTACGGTTGGTGGATTGAATGAGGTCTCAAAGTCGGGTCGAATCACTGTTGAATTACCAGTATTTAGTACAGAACCTGCTTTCCCAGGTGCTGAAGGTCATGGTCGCTTTACTACCGGTGGGCGAGGCGGACAAGTAATCTATGTTAGCAATCTTAATGACTCAGGACCAGGTAGTTTACGTGAAGCGGTAAGCACCAGCGGACCAAGAATTATTATGTTTAAGGTATCTGGTATTATCGAATTACAATCTACGTTAAGTATCGTTAATGACAATCTCACTATTGCAGGACAGTCGGCACCAGGAGAAGGAATTACTATTAAAAACCATGCAGTTTATGTAGGCGCCAATAACGTCATCATCAGATATATGAGATTTAGAATGGGAGATGAAGCTCAGGCTGAAAATGATGCTATCTGGGGAAGAAACAACCAAAACATCATCATTGACCATTGCTCGATGAGTTGGAGTACAGACGAATGTTCGTCATTCTATGATAATGTAAACTTTACTATGCAGTGGTGTATTCTTTCTGAAAGTTTAAGGAATTCCATTCACGGAAAGGGAAAACACGGTTACGGTGGTATATGGGGAGGCAAAAAAGCAAGTTTCCATCATAATCTTCTAGCTCATCACGACAGTCGTAATCCAAGGATGAACGGAAGTAGATATTCAAATTTACCTAATCTCGAAGTTGTAGATTTTAGAAACAATGTACTTTACAATTGGGGAGCCAACAGCGGTTATGCTGGCGAAGGCGGTTCGTACAATTTTGTTAACAACTATTATAAACCAGGTCCGGCAACGAGTTCAAATACCAAAGAGCGTATATTTTCGCCAAATGCAGACGGAGGAACCAACAATCAGCAAGCTGGTGTTTGGGGCGTATTTTATGTGGATGGAAACTACATGAACGGAAGTCAATCTGTTACCGATGACAACTGGATAGGTATACACCCTAACCCATCTACTAAAAATAAAGAAGAGCTTAAATCATCTGTAGAGTTTAATAAAGGGCAAATAACAACACATACCGCCGTTGCTACTTTTAATCAGGTGCTTCAATATGCAGGAGCTAGTTATCAGCGTGATGGCGTAGACTCGAGAATTACACAGGAAGCATTATCTGGCACTTATACGTTCGAGGGTTCCAATGGCAGTACCAATGGACTCATAGATACTCAAAATGATGTTGGAGGGTGGCCTACTTATAATTCAGAACCTGCTCCACAGGATTCAGACAATGACGGAATGCCTGATAGTTGGGAGACTTCCCATGGACTTGATAGTTCTAATCCCAACGATGGAAGCATTAAGTCAATCAGCAGTATTTATACGAATGTAGAAGTATACCTGAATGAGCTTGTTGCACCAATAACAACTGGACAAAATGAAAATGGGACTGCCAACTATACCGAGCCTGAAGAAAATTTGGATACTACGGCGCCATCGGCTCCAACAAACCTGATAGCATCTAATATAACTGCAAACAGTATAGAATTGAACTGGGATGCGTCTTCTGATAACGTGGCTGTAGCCAACTATGATATATATGTTGATGACGTATATGTAATGACCGTAAATGAAACTACAGCAAATGTTACAGGTTTGGAAGAATCTACATCTTATAGTTTTTATGTAACCGCCAAGGATGAAGCGGGCAATGTATCTGCTAGTAGTAATGTTATTACTGCTTCAACTGTAAGTGGTGCCGATGAAACAGCTCCTTCAGCTCCAGAGAACCTTCAAGCTAACAATGTAACCGAAAACAGCATTGATTTAAGTTGGAATGCGTCATCAGATAACGTGGGCGTTACTGGATACGACATATTTGTTGACGGAGTGCTTTATACTACGGTGACGGAAACATTCACATCAGTTACTGGATTATCAGAAGCTACTTCATATGAATTTTATGTTAATGCGAAGGATGATGCTGGAAATGTTTCAGAAAATAGCGAAACAATTACAGAAACAACGCTAGATAGAACACCTCCAACGGTTCCTGCTAATCTTGTGGCTAATGGAGCAACAACAAGTAGTATAAACATTAGTTGGGATGCTTCATCAGACAATGTAGGTGTTGTTGGATATGATGTTTATGTTAATGGAGATTTGTATGCATCACCAACGGAAACTAATATTTCTGTAACTGGGTTAGATGAAGCTACTTCATACGAATTTTATGTTACTGCTAAAGATAATGCAGAGAATGTTTCTGAAGGAAGCAACACTATTTCAGAATCAACGCTTGATGGCACTGCGCCAACAATACCTCAAAATTTGACAGTATCCAATATAACTGCAATGAGTGCAGATGTTAACTGGGATGCTTCCTCTGATAATGTAGGTGTTCATGAATATGAAGTTTTCCTTGATGGTGTATATCATTCTACCGTTTCTAGCAATGCTACAACTTTAGAAGGGTTAAACCACAGTACAGCGTATTCGGTTGCTGTTGTTGCAAAAGATATGGCAGGCAATCAGTCAGCGCTTAGTGAGAGTGCTGAGTTCTATACGGTTACACCTGCGAGCTCCAATGTTGGTTTATCACAACCTATTTTGGCGTCAACCTCAAAAGGAGGTCACATAGAAGAACATGCCAATGATGGTATTGGTTCTACATATTGGGAAAGTAAAAACGGCATGCCGCAATGGATCAGAATAGATTTAGGTGTACTAACAAATGTGAGCAATGTAACTATCGACTGGGGACCTTCGTATGGTGTTGCTTATGCTATAGAATATAGCGATGATGATGTGAATTGGACTACGGAGACTTATATCAATAATGGAAACGGTGGCACCGATATCCACAATGTTTCTTTCGAAGCAAGGTATGTAAGGGTTTTTGTTGCAAATAGCTATTATAGCAAGACAGTTGAAATCTATGAATTGGGAGTGTATAGTTATGATAATACAGGTTCCATGTCAAAAGCTAAATCAAAGGAATCATCATTATCAAACAATGATGTTGAGGAAGAGCAAACATTGCTAGTTTACCCCAACCCTACCTATGATAACCTCAATGTAAATCTAGGTCAACAGTATAGAGGAGCCACAGTATTGTTTTACTCAACATCAGGACAGTTGCTTTTTATCAAGGAAGCAGTGATGGAAAAAGAGTTGGTAATTCCAGTAGATTCATATAGCGAAGGTCTTTATTTCTTAAAGATTCTTGAAAATAACCGTTCAAAACTAATTAAAGTTATCGTTAAATAG
- a CDS encoding hybrid sensor histidine kinase/response regulator yields MKYFEINKIRLIVLIIFSIHFELLGQGLEQSNSIRFKKYDGNNGIPGETIKSIYQDQSELMWLGVEYKGLVSFDGKSFKQYEFNPENKNSISSNIVNTICEDREGNLWIGTINGLNKRKKTLNNHLQSEFLRFYNEDNSGSIPNNCINQIFRNKNADLLIGTGQGLCFLESGNQFLQIPLTEHKDPAVRCIYQLKSGQYLIGTDKGLFKLSEKYEKLDYWPVDEAQGRVTSMEEDMDGNLWIGTQSGMFIFKEERLYPINEILNKNYLFGGMGIHCMLRDKVGRMWVGTYSRGLYIFYKNNGHYKFISNEVLYENGFHAYQIRGVTQDSQGLIWVATKNEGFYVHDNRLETFGLLNTISSPLKLSNNSILAIFESSDKKLYIGTRQGGINIIDRKRKYITYYTHDPNRINSIGDNRVEGFAEQKTGEIWVATVKGLSKFIPESKRFKNFNFNPTHSIVLDQNNQLWLGTSKGLFIFDPKKETFNSPPIYSPALEDYISSLFIDNDQNLWIGTGNSGLLQYIPKKGTIKHYHEDHLDENFRIPSNAIRAIQQDHKQNIWIGTLLNGMIKLEKDSEKQAFSLSEHIFDGIGIFSILESKPGIFWLSTNEGIYNFDSHTKTSNDFGVQYGLQGEVFNNTAFLKSTDGYLFFGGNKGLNFFKPENIYKNLFIPTTSIKSITAQSYGKKDFFQDHHGVFNFKYGSYTSFDFFLNDYSNPQNNMFKYKLEGITKDWIDLINNNNISFASLTPGNYELHIKGANADGIWSKNQQTVSFKILDPWWLSKLAKILYGFFIVLVIYLVIRFITFSDRKKHELEIIKLEKAQVEKINEEKLRFFTDISHELRTPLTIILPSAEKLIEIKKDNIEEVKKRSLSILRNSKLLMNLIEDLLEIQKIEYGHVQVQPEPVKVIENCRNIFDNFSYLAENKKIKYHFITNLPEISAMIDQNILNKILSNLLVNAIKYTQNYGYVELLVTIRTSTENLLSPKMDQPDSHQLVITVKDTGIGISEKELPNIFDRFYRVKSKNTSGGTGIGLALTKNLVELHNGKIHVHSQEGKGSVFEVEIPLQYVESLEAEQKSHDGLLDEIETQKDNGNISKTITEDKPHQDSVENLEDSMCYKNKMVPEILIVEDDEEIRNLLKDLFSEYKIVVAKNGKEGLEIANQKVQPSLIISDVMMPVMDGLTFCREIKNNFQTSHIPVLMLTAKTTTSDQIEGIKVGADDYISKPFYSNMLIAKVENLLKRQIRLREYFEKNLSIQPADPPAYNREKELLIKCKEIIEQNISNHEFSVEKLALELGLSRVHLFRKLKYLINQSPMELIYSIRLKRAIDLIKTNNYTMSEVAYMTGFSSPSSFSTTFKKHYKESPKAYVEKLTKETS; encoded by the coding sequence ATGAAGTATTTCGAAATAAATAAGATCAGATTAATCGTTCTAATCATCTTTTCTATACATTTTGAATTATTGGGGCAGGGTTTGGAACAATCTAATAGTATTAGGTTTAAGAAGTATGATGGAAATAATGGTATTCCTGGTGAAACAATAAAATCGATATACCAAGACCAATCGGAATTAATGTGGTTAGGAGTTGAATATAAAGGTCTAGTCTCTTTTGATGGTAAAAGTTTCAAACAATATGAGTTCAATCCAGAAAATAAGAATTCAATTTCGAGCAATATAGTCAACACTATTTGTGAAGATCGAGAGGGAAATCTTTGGATAGGAACAATAAATGGGCTTAATAAAAGAAAAAAAACTCTGAATAATCATTTGCAATCAGAGTTCCTGCGATTCTACAATGAAGATAATTCTGGCTCGATTCCGAACAATTGTATCAATCAAATTTTCCGAAATAAAAATGCCGACTTGTTAATAGGCACTGGACAAGGTCTATGTTTCCTTGAATCCGGAAATCAGTTCCTTCAGATACCGCTCACTGAACACAAAGACCCTGCTGTTCGTTGTATTTATCAGCTTAAGTCTGGTCAATACTTAATAGGAACAGACAAGGGACTTTTTAAATTGAGTGAAAAATACGAAAAATTGGATTATTGGCCGGTAGATGAGGCTCAAGGAAGAGTTACTTCTATGGAGGAAGACATGGATGGCAACTTATGGATTGGCACACAGTCTGGCATGTTTATATTTAAAGAAGAACGTCTGTATCCAATCAATGAAATTCTCAATAAAAACTATCTTTTTGGGGGCATGGGCATTCATTGTATGCTTCGTGACAAGGTGGGGCGTATGTGGGTTGGAACGTATTCCAGAGGACTTTATATTTTCTATAAAAATAATGGACATTATAAGTTTATCTCAAATGAAGTTCTTTATGAAAATGGTTTTCATGCTTATCAGATTAGAGGGGTTACCCAAGATTCTCAAGGGCTTATATGGGTAGCTACAAAAAATGAAGGTTTTTATGTTCACGATAATAGATTGGAAACATTCGGATTACTTAATACGATAAGTAGCCCGCTTAAGCTTAGTAATAACAGTATTTTGGCTATTTTTGAAAGTAGTGATAAAAAATTGTACATAGGCACCAGACAAGGAGGAATAAATATTATTGACCGAAAAAGGAAGTATATAACTTATTATACTCATGATCCTAACCGTATAAATAGTATTGGGGATAACCGCGTTGAAGGCTTTGCCGAACAGAAAACTGGAGAAATATGGGTTGCCACAGTAAAAGGTCTGAGCAAATTCATACCAGAATCTAAAAGATTCAAAAATTTTAATTTCAATCCAACACATTCCATTGTATTAGATCAAAATAATCAGTTATGGTTGGGTACCTCTAAAGGATTATTCATTTTTGACCCCAAAAAAGAAACTTTCAATAGTCCTCCTATTTATTCACCTGCTTTGGAGGACTATATCAGTAGTTTATTCATAGATAACGACCAAAATTTATGGATTGGAACAGGGAATTCCGGACTTCTCCAATATATCCCTAAAAAAGGAACTATCAAGCATTATCATGAAGATCATTTGGATGAAAATTTCAGGATACCTTCAAATGCAATCAGAGCAATTCAACAAGATCATAAACAAAATATCTGGATAGGCACGCTCCTAAACGGCATGATCAAACTTGAAAAAGACTCTGAAAAACAAGCATTTTCTTTATCTGAACACATATTTGACGGAATTGGAATTTTCTCCATTCTCGAAAGTAAACCCGGTATTTTTTGGCTGTCTACGAATGAAGGAATTTATAATTTTGATAGCCACACGAAAACCTCTAATGATTTTGGCGTTCAGTATGGCTTGCAAGGAGAAGTATTCAATAATACGGCTTTTCTCAAATCTACCGATGGTTATCTTTTTTTTGGAGGAAATAAAGGACTAAATTTTTTTAAGCCTGAAAATATCTATAAAAATTTATTTATACCTACAACCTCTATCAAGTCAATAACCGCCCAATCTTATGGGAAGAAAGATTTTTTTCAGGATCACCATGGTGTTTTTAATTTTAAATATGGGTCTTATACATCATTCGACTTTTTCCTAAACGATTATTCCAATCCACAAAATAATATGTTCAAATATAAATTAGAGGGAATCACTAAGGATTGGATAGACTTAATCAACAATAATAATATATCATTTGCTAGCTTGACCCCAGGTAACTATGAGTTGCATATCAAAGGTGCTAATGCCGATGGAATTTGGTCTAAAAACCAACAAACTGTTTCATTCAAGATTCTAGACCCATGGTGGTTATCTAAGTTAGCCAAAATTTTATATGGCTTTTTTATTGTACTAGTAATTTATCTGGTAATTAGGTTTATTACTTTTAGTGACAGGAAAAAACACGAACTGGAGATTATAAAACTTGAAAAAGCTCAGGTCGAGAAAATAAACGAAGAAAAGCTCAGGTTTTTTACCGATATATCCCATGAGCTTAGAACACCGCTTACTATTATTTTACCATCTGCTGAAAAATTAATAGAAATCAAAAAAGATAATATAGAAGAAGTAAAAAAACGCAGCTTGTCAATTCTAAGAAATTCTAAATTACTTATGAATCTTATTGAAGACCTTCTTGAAATTCAAAAAATTGAATATGGACATGTTCAGGTTCAGCCAGAGCCCGTAAAAGTAATCGAGAACTGCCGTAATATATTTGATAATTTTTCCTATTTGGCTGAAAATAAGAAAATCAAGTATCATTTCATAACGAACCTACCCGAAATCAGTGCAATGATAGACCAAAATATTTTGAACAAGATACTTTCTAATTTATTGGTTAACGCTATCAAATACACTCAAAATTATGGTTATGTAGAATTGCTCGTTACAATTAGAACTTCAACAGAGAACCTTTTGTCCCCTAAAATGGATCAACCAGATTCTCATCAATTGGTAATCACTGTTAAAGATACTGGTATTGGCATTTCAGAAAAGGAATTACCAAATATCTTTGATAGATTTTATAGAGTAAAATCTAAAAATACTTCAGGAGGCACAGGTATTGGGCTAGCTCTAACAAAAAATTTGGTTGAGCTTCACAACGGAAAAATTCATGTACATAGCCAAGAAGGAAAAGGCAGTGTTTTTGAAGTTGAAATTCCGCTACAATATGTTGAAAGTTTGGAAGCAGAGCAGAAATCGCATGATGGGTTGTTAGATGAGATTGAAACTCAAAAAGATAATGGTAATATAAGTAAAACCATTACTGAAGATAAGCCACATCAAGATTCAGTTGAAAATTTAGAAGATAGCATGTGCTATAAAAACAAGATGGTTCCTGAAATACTTATTGTTGAGGATGATGAAGAAATAAGGAACTTACTTAAGGATTTGTTTTCTGAATACAAGATTGTGGTAGCCAAAAATGGCAAAGAGGGGCTGGAGATAGCCAACCAAAAAGTGCAACCTTCACTTATTATTTCTGATGTGATGATGCCCGTAATGGATGGATTGACGTTTTGTCGAGAAATTAAGAATAATTTCCAAACAAGCCATATTCCAGTTTTGATGCTCACTGCTAAAACGACCACTTCCGATCAAATTGAAGGCATAAAAGTTGGAGCCGATGATTATATAAGTAAGCCTTTTTATTCTAATATGTTGATAGCTAAAGTTGAAAACCTTTTAAAAAGACAAATACGATTGAGAGAATACTTTGAGAAAAATCTCTCGATCCAGCCAGCTGATCCACCAGCCTATAATCGTGAGAAAGAATTGCTAATTAAGTGTAAAGAAATTATTGAACAGAATATTTCCAATCATGAATTTAGTGTCGAAAAACTTGCTTTGGAACTCGGTCTTAGCAGGGTTCATCTATTTCGAAAACTTAAGTATCTTATTAACCAGAGTCCTATGGAACTTATATACTCCATTAGATTAAAGAGGGCAATAGACTTGATTAAGACCAACAATTATACAATGTCTGAAGTGGCATATATGACTGGATTCTCTTCACCAAGCTCATTTAGCACAACTTTTAAAAAACATTACAAAGAATCACCAAAAGCTTATGTTGAAAAGCTCACCAAAGAAACCTCTTAA